TTCAGGAACATTATACTGTTCTTTAAGCATTTTTTTGGCTGTGGTCAAGGCTTCGCGTCCAAAGTCATCATCTTGATAAAAGACTGCGAACTGTCGTTTCAATAAAGTTTCGACAGCATATTTGACAAGAGCTTCTACTTCTTTACTGACTGAAGGCTTAAAATGGATAATATATGATAACTCATTTTTTCTTAAAATTGAAGCTCCGGAACTCGGAAACAAAACAAGTATTTTCTTGTTTTGGATTAAAGGAAAAAGGGTTTCTATAACAGTTGTTCCACTGAAGCTAAACACTATGTCCGTATTATAGGTTTTTAGGAAGTTCGTTACGTTCTTCAAAGTTAAAGAGGGAGAATACTCATCATCTTCAAAATATACTTTCAGTAATTCTTTATGAATACCACCTTCTCGATTCAATTTACGAACTCTTAAATCTATGCCTGCTCTCGCTCTTTCTCCTACTATTCTTGCGGCTCCTGATAGATCGAGTGAGCAGCCAAGTGATGGACCGTACTTTACGAATTTATGCATAGTGCGATTCATGGGTTCCCCTGAGATCAGATGAAAGGTATTTTGAGAAAATTCAAGAGAAGGATCAGAGACCTTATGCGAGTAAAGAGTTATATTTGAATCATAAAGGGTTTGTCCTACGTCTATAATAGAAAAACTATCATTGTAAAAATTATAGAGTCTTTGAAAGGAAAGTGTGGGACTTGAAAAGAGAGTCCAGTTTTGAATCCCCTTCGTTGGAGGGAGTTGACTAAGTCCAGGTGTTGCTTGGTACATTCTGGATCGACTTTGGTTAGCAATCAAAACTTCAATAGGTTTTCTGATCTCTGAAAGAGACTCAGCTTTTGTTTCATAGAGACTATTGAAAACCAAATGACCTGTTTGAGGAGAAGGACCTTCAAAAAAAATTTTTGTTGGCAGAGAATCGAAATATTTCTTTAAATTGACAAAATAAGCATCCTTTTCAGGAAGGTCTCTTAAACGGATTTTGATTTCTCTTTGAAAATCATAAAATCGCCAGGCTTGATGATGTTCATGGCTGCCTCGTAAGTAAATCACCTGCTGAGGGTTCTTATTGATAAGACTTAATACCAGCGTTAATGTTTCTAAATTAAAAGGTGAGCGATCAATAATATTTCCCATAAAAATAAACTTTATATTGGGTTTTAATATTTTGAGTGACTCATCGATATACCCTTCTTTTTTTAATTGGTTCAAAGACCGCACGAGCGCGTGGAAAGCACCGTGGATGTCTCCCCAAACAACCAATTGATCACCAGGGGTCAGTTGAATAAAAATGCTGTCTTTATTGGTATACGCGCTTTTATTGAAGGCCTCCTTAAGACTGTTTGTAAGTTTTTTCTTTGTCCATAAGGGCTCTTTTCCAACAAACACTGAAAAATTAAAAACTTCTTTGAAAAAACCTGGTGTAATCGTTTGATGATAAGTCGTGTAATCTGGGTTCAGAAGGTTATCGTTATCTGGTACGGGAAATTCTGGAAGTTCTTTGGCAGCGTCTTGAAAAGATTTTAAGGTGATAGGAGAAGCATTCCCAGAAGATAGAGAGAAGAGAAAACCAACAATAGCACCGATTAAAAACTTTCCTGCCATCTTTAGCTCGACGTTAATCCATAAAAAATTGCAACGGTAAAAATTTGAATAGCGTAAAAAATTGCATTTTTGAAATTCTTTTGCATAGGCTTTTCTAGTTCATAAATATTGATAATCAGAATGATAAAAGTAGACAGCAAGAAAAGAACATACAAATAATCAACAGGCGTATAATATCCTACACTTGGCGATAATTGTTCGATGACAAAGCGATGGACTAATAAACCCGTCAAGCTTCCAATGACAATCGTCAGTCGTGTGCCTGCTTTTCCTTCAATAAGAAGACTCAATAACCCACAAAAGAAAAGAAAAATGCTGGGACCCAAAATAACAAAAACATTACGAAACCCAGGCTTTATAAAAGTTACGGCAAAAACAACAGCTGGATAAGATAAAAATTTTCTCTGGTCCTGAATATCCAGGGAATTTTTAATGTAACCAGACCTAGCGTCAAAATCAACAGGAGTCCAGCCATGGGGCTTTATTTCATTGGTAATGCGCAGACCCGATTGACTAGCTTCAAAGAGTATCTCTTTGGGGCTTACTTTATCAATCGTCATTGTTAAATAGATTCTATGATCGTTAAAAGGAAAAAGATGATGCATTAAGTCTGAATTAAATTTAACTGAAATTGGATAAATCGCGAAAAGCCTTTTACCAATGAGTTTAACTAATGGAGGTGATTTGGTAAAATGAGAAGCTTTCTCAAACTGAAAATTTTCGATTGTTTGCAGAGAAAGTAAATGAGGGTTGAAATCAAACCATATTTCGCCCTCAAGAGAAAAAATACCTGCCTGAACATCAAATTCAGGAAAGTTTTTTATGAAAAGTCCCACATTAACAATTTCTGCTCCGAACCCGAATTGTTGCTCTTTATGTGCGAGATTTGGAAAAATTGGAGGCAGGGGTTCAGAAACATTGTATTGATGAAGCATCATCAAGGCTTTTAAGAAAAATAACCCCATAATCATGATCAAATAAACAAGCTGGAATCCTTTCTTATGATAAAGGGGGAGGACTGGTGTATTTCTTGGGTTTATTCTTTTTTTCAAAGTCATGTCTTCTTCATTATTTATTAATTTAATGATACATTGAACATGCATCAAAAATCAAAAAAAATCGAAGACCTGCAAGCAACACAGAAAAGCGCTGCTTGAAATGACATCTAATCCATTAAAATTCAAAGGAAATTTAAGAGGGGTCGTTTACCTTCAAAGAACTGTGCGTACCATCACAAAAGGGAGCTTCCTGCGTAGCTTTGCACCCACAAAGGTAAAGAGTCTGGTTGCGTTCAGCCACAAAAGGTCGAGATTTCAAACCTGATCCTTTGTGTTGACCATCGCAAAAGGGTTGATTTTGGCTAAGACCGCACGTGCACCAAAAATAGGTTTTACCGGCCTCAACATTCACTTTATACGGACCTTTTTGGGTGATTTTTGGCAGTTGCATAAGGACACCTCATTTACCTCTCGTGAAAAATCGTGTATCCCATATGTATCGAAGCAACTCCTATAACACAAGGTCACATTTTATTATGAGCAATTCCTTAGAGACTATAGAAATTTTTACGGATGGAGCCTGTAGTGGCAATCCTGGGCCTGGTGGTTGGGGTGTGATTATAAGGCGTCCAGATGGAGAAGAGGAGTATGCTGGGGGTGAAGCTGAGACAACCAATAATAGAATGGAATTGATGGCTGCTATTAAAGCCTTTGAAATCTTAGGAACATCACCGTTTCATTTAGTTTTTCATACGGATAGTAAATATCTAAAAGATGGGATTACCCAATGGCTTCCCAAGTGGAAAGAAAACGGTTGGAAGACTTACAATAATAAACCTGTAAAAAACATTGATTTATGGCAACGGCTTGATGAGCTGTCAGCCCCCCATAAAGTTGAATGGCACTGGGTCAAGGGACACAATGAACATCCAGAAAATGAACGGGCTGATGTGTTAGCAAAGAATGCGATCGTCACGGAAGTGATGAAAGCGACCATGGCTAAGCAAAACGCTTCTTAAGAGGGTTTATCTTGAGGCGTTTTATCTTCTTCTTCTTCTTTTTTTACAGGAGCTTCTTTGTACAAATTCTCTCTAGCAGCCTCTTCAGAGGTTGACTGAGTAAAGTTCACTTGGCGAATTTTCTTTTCCTTGTTAGCGAGGGCCTCAGTTAGAGTTTTGATTTCTTTATCCAAGTCTTCTCTTGCCTGACGGTCTATTTCCTCCTCTCTCAACAAAGACAGAGCTGTCTGTTTTTTGTGAAGTTTGGCCGTCAGTTTTGATGATGCTTTGCCAAGAGAAATAACAGTTTCGAGGCTTTTTAGATGAGCGATATTTGTTTGAATTAAACTTAAAATTTGCGGAATACGATCTTTGTGAGGATGATTCTCTTCTCCCTCAATAGTTGCCTTTAATTCCATCAATTTTTGTGTGCCTATCTGCAATTCTCTAAATTGTCTGGCTTTTACGCGCAGCTCAGCATCAAGGGGACTTTCACCAGCGAAAATAGCTTCCAGAACTTCAGGTTCCAGGACAACTTGAGTTATGTGAATGCTAAGTTGCTGTTGATGATTGCGTTCTTGTTGTTCTTTGGTTATACGTTCACGGCTTTTTCTGCATTCTTCTACAACTCTTAAAGCTTCTTCATCGACAGATGGAAGAGAGTGAATCGAAGGTGAATCTCGACTTTGTGACTCTTCTTTTAAAGTATCTTGATCATATGTGGCGTGAATTTGTTGAGGAATCAATAAGCCCATTAATATAGTTGCTAATACGTAGTTTCTCATTAATTATCTCCGTTGATATTTTAGTTTACTTCTTGTGTTCTGGAGAGACACTCGAAGTAGGCATTGCGCCTGTTACCCCTAAGAGTCGCGCAATTTCCATAACTTCGGCATCACTAGGGTTCCCATCACACTCTTTCAATATAACGTTCATTTTTCTTACATTAGCCATAAGTTGAGTCGGATCAAAAGGAAGTTCTTCTGTATTGGAAGGGCGGTCAAGGAAAACGATTATAGGCCCAGACTGCTTGCCTATTCTTTCATCAGGATTTTCTTCTTTCGAAGCGTGAAGAAAGCTCGTCCAACATAAAAGCAGTGTTCCCAATACTATGAAGCGCATGCATCTCTCCCTATTCTTATTCTTTTAAACCAGCTGTTTTTAAAGCTTCTAAAATTTCTTTTTGCTGTAAGAGTTCAGATAGTATAATACCCTGCGGAGCTCTTGGACCAAAGACAATATTAAAAGGAATGCCATAACGATGGTATCGTGCTAAAAAGTGAGCGATATTGGGATCTCGGTTGGTCCAGTCAGCACTCATGACTTCAATTTTGTCTGAGGCAAGTAATTTACGGATCTTTTCAGATTGTAGCACGAGCTTATGGTTGACTTGACAGGTAATGCACCATTTAGCGTGAACATCAACAAAAACGACTTTTCCTGCAGCTACAAATTCAGGGATCTTTTCTTCAGAAAATGGCGTCACATAGGCGTTTATAGTGTCTTCTTCCCATACCTCTGGAAGATCGTCACCAAAAAAAATAATGAAAAAACTAAATAAAATTAAAGCCGTACTTAGAACTGGATTGCGTCGGTACCAAAGATTAATGCAAAGCCCAACTAACAAAAGACTTAAAATGATCGTCGCAAGAAAACTCACTTCTTCGCTCAGGATCCATAAAATCCATAGAACCGTTAAAGCAAGGCCGAAGCCCAATATTCTGGTCATCGTTTGCATCCAAGGTCCGGCCTTGGGTAAGATCAAAAAGCGACTGGGAAGCATCAACCCAATCCAATAAGGAAGAGCAAAACCAACCCCTAGGGTAAAGAACATCAGCAAAATTTCGATTGGCCCTCTGGATAGGCTATAACCAATTGCTGTACCCAAAAATGGTGCAGTACAAGGAGTTGCAAGGAAGGTAGCAAAGATGCCTGAGAAAAAATCACCGGTTAATACTTTTACGTGTGCGTTATGATGTCCTAATAGACTATCAATTTGTTTGTTAAAGGTTAGCGGAAGGTTAATTTCAAAAAACCCCCATAAATTACATGCAAATATTGTCATGACGATGGCCATAAACGTCAGGAAGAGAGGCTCTTGAAAATGCATACCCCATCCCACTTGAATTTCAATTGCCCTCAAAATAATTGCCCCAAGGGCAAAGATAATAAAAGAAACAAGAATACCTGAGAGGGATGACAAAAAGCGCCATCGATAGGAGAATGCGTGCTGATGTCGTGAAATTTTCTTTAACGTCATAATCTTCAATGTTAGGATTGGCAAAACACACGGCATAAAATTTAGAATAACGCCCCCTAAAAAGGCAATTCCTATCATCAGCCATAGATTCATTTCCCCTTCTTCATCGTCAAAAAGAAGAGAGTCGTGTTTACTTCCCTTAAGTGCTTTATTGACTTGAGCGCTGAGATTTAAAGGAGTTGCTTCGCCAGGCGCAAGATAAAGTAAAATGGGTGTTTCAACGGGGATACACGTTGCTTTACAGGCAAGGTATGATAGTGTCCCCTTTAAAAATAAAGGTTCATGAGGGTTTTGGATGGTTATATCGATAGGTAAAATCGTACGTCCTTCATAGATATTAACCTTGAACCCTTCAAAGTTCTCTTTCTTGTAAGGAGGCCAAATAATGGTAGCAGACTTAAAATTCTTACTTTGAGGACTCCAAACAATTTCTGGAGGATAGGTCGAAAAAGAATCCTCTTGCTCGCTGGGGGCGTAGATTTTCCAACCCTTTTTGAGTTGGAAAACAAGGGCGATGCGAATGGTGTTGTCAGACCCTAATCCTGCTGTTGTGGGTTCTAAGGAAACATGACCAGGAGAGTCAGTATT
The sequence above is drawn from the Candidatus Nucleicultrix amoebiphila FS5 genome and encodes:
- a CDS encoding ABC transporter substrate-binding protein produces the protein MAGKFLIGAIVGFLFSLSSGNASPITLKSFQDAAKELPEFPVPDNDNLLNPDYTTYHQTITPGFFKEVFNFSVFVGKEPLWTKKKLTNSLKEAFNKSAYTNKDSIFIQLTPGDQLVVWGDIHGAFHALVRSLNQLKKEGYIDESLKILKPNIKFIFMGNIIDRSPFNLETLTLVLSLINKNPQQVIYLRGSHEHHQAWRFYDFQREIKIRLRDLPEKDAYFVNLKKYFDSLPTKIFFEGPSPQTGHLVFNSLYETKAESLSEIRKPIEVLIANQSRSRMYQATPGLSQLPPTKGIQNWTLFSSPTLSFQRLYNFYNDSFSIIDVGQTLYDSNITLYSHKVSDPSLEFSQNTFHLISGEPMNRTMHKFVKYGPSLGCSLDLSGAARIVGERARAGIDLRVRKLNREGGIHKELLKVYFEDDEYSPSLTLKNVTNFLKTYNTDIVFSFSGTTVIETLFPLIQNKKILVLFPSSGASILRKNELSYIIHFKPSVSKEVEALVKYAVETLLKRQFAVFYQDDDFGREALTTAKKMLKEQYNVPESRICQVSYPRNSVNVEKAVEIIQSCNPDVIFLFSRLAPSKELVNKLGISFLSNTILMGTSILSDRFKDFVSGLDKKDQPGKGLSFIISRTLPNPDNENIEIIKEYHDEMQRVYPGTLYDTDSLEGYINTSLLIEVLKNLPSPLNLDKIIASFEAMKNTPFKGLSLDFNPETRELSKNVWLDVGKKDWILIEPSIR
- a CDS encoding ligand-gated ion channel: MTLKKRINPRNTPVLPLYHKKGFQLVYLIMIMGLFFLKALMMLHQYNVSEPLPPIFPNLAHKEQQFGFGAEIVNVGLFIKNFPEFDVQAGIFSLEGEIWFDFNPHLLSLQTIENFQFEKASHFTKSPPLVKLIGKRLFAIYPISVKFNSDLMHHLFPFNDHRIYLTMTIDKVSPKEILFEASQSGLRITNEIKPHGWTPVDFDARSGYIKNSLDIQDQRKFLSYPAVVFAVTFIKPGFRNVFVILGPSIFLFFCGLLSLLIEGKAGTRLTIVIGSLTGLLVHRFVIEQLSPSVGYYTPVDYLYVLFLLSTFIILIINIYELEKPMQKNFKNAIFYAIQIFTVAIFYGLTSS
- a CDS encoding CDGSH iron-sulfur domain-containing protein; protein product: MQLPKITQKGPYKVNVEAGKTYFWCTCGLSQNQPFCDGQHKGSGLKSRPFVAERNQTLYLCGCKATQEAPFCDGTHSSLKVNDPS
- the rnhA gene encoding ribonuclease HI, which gives rise to MSNSLETIEIFTDGACSGNPGPGGWGVIIRRPDGEEEYAGGEAETTNNRMELMAAIKAFEILGTSPFHLVFHTDSKYLKDGITQWLPKWKENGWKTYNNKPVKNIDLWQRLDELSAPHKVEWHWVKGHNEHPENERADVLAKNAIVTEVMKATMAKQNAS
- a CDS encoding protein-disulfide reductase DsbD family protein, with protein sequence MTNNFFYKFFEYFIIASFLLTVQVTSLFAQEKNTDSPGHVSLEPTTAGLGSDNTIRIALVFQLKKGWKIYAPSEQEDSFSTYPPEIVWSPQSKNFKSATIIWPPYKKENFEGFKVNIYEGRTILPIDITIQNPHEPLFLKGTLSYLACKATCIPVETPILLYLAPGEATPLNLSAQVNKALKGSKHDSLLFDDEEGEMNLWLMIGIAFLGGVILNFMPCVLPILTLKIMTLKKISRHQHAFSYRWRFLSSLSGILVSFIIFALGAIILRAIEIQVGWGMHFQEPLFLTFMAIVMTIFACNLWGFFEINLPLTFNKQIDSLLGHHNAHVKVLTGDFFSGIFATFLATPCTAPFLGTAIGYSLSRGPIEILLMFFTLGVGFALPYWIGLMLPSRFLILPKAGPWMQTMTRILGFGLALTVLWILWILSEEVSFLATIILSLLLVGLCINLWYRRNPVLSTALILFSFFIIFFGDDLPEVWEEDTINAYVTPFSEEKIPEFVAAGKVVFVDVHAKWCITCQVNHKLVLQSEKIRKLLASDKIEVMSADWTNRDPNIAHFLARYHRYGIPFNIVFGPRAPQGIILSELLQQKEILEALKTAGLKE